In Octopus bimaculoides isolate UCB-OBI-ISO-001 chromosome 5, ASM119413v2, whole genome shotgun sequence, a genomic segment contains:
- the LOC106867867 gene encoding 40S ribosomal protein S25, with amino-acid sequence MPPKKTDSKGGKGGKQPEKKKKEGGSGGKAKKKKWSKGKVRDKLNNLVFFDNATYDKLLKEVPSYKLVTPSVVSERLKIRGSLAKLALRELERLGDIKLVSKHHSQIIYTRATKEDVA; translated from the exons CCGCCCAAAAAGACAGATAGCAAGGGAGGAAAGGGAGGAAAACagccagaaaagaaaaagaaggaaggaggaTCCGGTGGTAAAGCCAAAAAGAAG AAGTGGTCAAAAGGAAAAGTCAGGGACAAGTtaaataatttagtattttttgaCAATGCTACCTATGATAAGTTGTTAAAAGAAGTCCCTAGCTATAAACTGGTCACACCTTCAGTGGTTAGTGAAAGATTGAAGATTCGTGGTTCTCTGGCAAAACTTGCCCTCCGTGAATTGGAAAGACTAG gtgACATCAAGCTGGTGTCCAAACACCATTCACAGATCATCTACACCAGAGCCACTAAGGAAGATGTAGCATAA
- the LOC106867868 gene encoding C-1-tetrahydrofolate synthase, cytoplasmic isoform X2, with amino-acid sequence MKVKNSADIGMKAEHIKLPKSSTQADVLATVNRLNEDLTVHGIIVQLPMESEHEIDSHLVTNSIIPSKDVDGLHSENAGKLTVGDLSNCIIPCTPRGCLELIKKSGVPVSGKTAVVLGRSKIVGAPMSNLLLWNHATVTVCHSKTVDLPAVVRTADILVVAIGRPEFVKSDWIKPGAVVVDCGINSIPDETKKSGKRLVGDVDFGGAKEVASWITPVPGGVGPMTVAMLLQNTVESAKRFAPKEFES; translated from the exons ATGAAAGTAAAGAATTCAGCTGACATTGGAATGAAAGCAGAGCACATCAAATTACCAAAATCTTCAACTCAAGCTGAT GTGTTGGCAACAGTTAACAGACTCAATGAAGACCTTACTGTCCATGGTATCATTGTTCAG ctaCCAATGGAATCTGAACATGAAATTGATTCTCATCTTGTCACCAATTCTATAATTCCTTCCAAAGATGTTGATGG TTTGCATTCAGAAAATGCTGGAAAGTTAACTGTTGGTGACCTCAGTAACTGTATTATTCCCTGTACTCCACGGGGATGTTTAGAATTAATCAAAAAATCAG GGGTGCCAGTTAGTGGTAAAACTGCTGTTGTATTAGGTCGAAGCAAAATAGTCGGTGCTCCCATGTCCAATTTGTTATTATGGAACCATGCTACTGTTACAGTTTGTCACTCAAAGACTGTTGATCTGCCAGCTGTG GTAAGAACAGCTGACATACTTGTGGTAGCTATAGGAAGACCAGAATTTGTCAAGTCAGATTGGATTAAGCCTGGTGCAGTTGTTGTTGATTGTGGAATTAATTCTATCCCAG ATGAGACAAAGAAAAGCGGAAAGAGacttgttggtgatgttgatTTTGGTGGAGCTAAAGAAGTTGCCTCTTGGATTACACCAGTTCCAGGGGGTGTTGGTCCcatgactgtggctatgctgctTCAGAACACTGTAGAAAGTGCCAAGAGGTTTGCACCCAAGGAGTTTGAAAGTTGA